The window CTGTTGATGAGATTAAAATTGAAAGAAAGAGAATTATCGAGAATTTGCAAAACTATGATTCGTTTGAAGTCTTCGATTCCAAGGCTAATTTTGTGCTCTTTGATGCTCATGGCTCCTACAAACGTGTATACACAGCACTTACTGAACAAGGAATATCAATTCGTAAGTTAGGAAAAATTGGGAATCATGAGGGATGTCTTAGAGTAACTATCGGAACAAAAGAGATGAACTCAAAATTCTTATTGGCTATTCGTGACTTATTGGGATGACTCTAACAAAAAAATCTGATGGAATCTATGTTGATGATTCTTACATTGATGTAATAAACAAAATTGATTCTATAATTTTTGACTGTGATGGTGTTTTAATTGATATTACAAAGTCCTATGATTTGGCAATTATTAAAACAACTAGATATGTTTTGGAGAATCTTGCAAAAATAAATAATTCTATAGACGTTGATTTTAAAATAATTGATGGATTCAAATCAACTGGAGGTTTTAATGATGAAGTTGATCTCACATATGCTGCAATAATCTCTCTTGTAGCTGCAAAAAAATTAGATAAAGATCAGAATAATTTTCTCTTTGATGTGATAAAACATGCTGATGCCAGTGGAATTCTTTCAGTAGAAAAATATATTGCAAATTTAGTTGACCTATCTGAAATTAAAAATAAACTATCTTATCCTGGAACACACCATGAAAATCCGTTGTATAACATATTTGATCAATTTTTCTACGGACCAAAACTATATGAAAAATTATTTGGTTCAGCATCAAATTTTTCTGAACCTGGTTTAATCGAGCAAGATGACGTAATTTTGAATGAGAAATTAATTAAAACATTACAAAAAAAATTTAATTCAAAAATTGCAATGGTCACAGGAAGGGGAAAAGATTCTGTAAGTTATTCCTTAAAGACTCTATTAAATGAATTTGATCTAAATAATTCGGTGTTTTTAGAAGATGAATCACGTGAATTTGCAAAACCTAATCCTAAACGATTATTAGATTCCATTCAAGGATTAAATAGCATTTCAACTTTGTACGTGGGCGACTCGATGGAGGATTTTATCATGGCCAAAAAAGTTACGGACTTGGGACATCAAACTACTTTTTGTGGTATTATAGGAACTAGCAAGAATCCACAAGAAAAACTTGAATTGTTTGAGAAAAATGATGCAATCTTGGTACTGGATTCGATCCATCTACTTCCGAAGGTCTTAAATTTAGAATAATTGAGATTACATAACCTGTGAGAAACATGAAACTACGAAAGGCGTCAATTAAACGAAATACCAAGGAAACAGGCATTGAAGTATCTGTAAATTTAGATGGAAATGGAAAAACAAGCATCAAAACAGGCATCAACTTCCTTGATCACTTGATTGTGTCTTTTGGCACACATGGTATGATGGACCTCAAAGTTAACGCAAAATCAAATGATGGCATTGATCATCACCTAATTGAAGATACAGCAATTACAATTGGACAAGCAATTGACAAGGCATTAAGCTCCAGAAGTGGAATTACAAGATTTAGTTATGCATCAGTTCCAATGGATGAGTCTTTGGCTGAAGCATCTGTTGATCTGGTAAAACGCCCGTTCTGGAAATTGACTCTATTAATAAAGAGAAATAAAATTGAAAATATTTCCAAAGAAGATCTGGAACACTTTTTTCAGTCATTACTTCAAAATTTGAATAGCTGTATTCATCTTACTGTAAAGTATGGTGAAAATGATCATCACAAAGTTGAGGCTGCAATCAAATCACTTGCAGTAGCACTAAGATCAGCTTCTTCATATGACAAAAAACAAAAAGGAATACCAAGTACAAAAGGTTCGATGTAATGGTTAGTGTTGCAATTTTTGATTATGGAGCTGGAAATATTTTCAGTCTTAAAAACTCTCTTGAAAAAGCAGGGGCATTAGTTGATGTTATTACTAATTTTGATAAACCCAATGAATATTCTGGATTACTGCTTCCTGGTGTTGGAAACTTTGATCCAGCAATCAAAAGCATAACTAAATCATCAAAAACAGGTTTCAAAGATTTTGTAAAAGACACAACACCTGTTTTGGGAATATGTCTTGGAATGGAAATGTTCTTTGAAAAAAGTGAGGAAGGAAAAGAGAGAGGCTTGAAAATAATGGAAGGTGAAGTGATCATACTTCCAAACTCCATGAAGGTACCTCATATGGGATGGAATAATTTGGTGATAAAAAAACCTGGTAAGATTTTACAAGGTGTTGACAATAACTCCTGGGTTTACTTTGTTCACTCTTATCGCGTAAAGCCTAATTCCAATGATATAGTTACTGCTGAATCTGATTATAGTATCAAAGTTCCAGCAGTAGTTGAGCAGGATAATTTTTTTGGAACTCAATTTCATCCAGAAAAGTCTGGGTCTGTTGGAAAAATTATGATAAAGAATTTTCTTGATGAGTGTAAAAAATGAAGATTATTCCTGCAATTGATCTGATGGATGGACAAGTGGTTCGACTTTACAAAGGTGATCCAAAGCAGAAAACCGTATACCATAATGATCCTGTAAAAATTGCAAAGAAGTGGGAGGCAGATGGTGCTGACATGCTTCACATCGTAGATTTGGATGCAACATTAGGAATTGGCTCAAATCTTCCCATAATTAAGAAAATTCTTGATGAAATCTCAATTCCAATTGAAGTTGCAGGTGGCCTAAGAGATGAATTAATCATTTTGGATATGATTAAAATTTCAAACAGAGTAGTGCTTGGAACTCTTGCTTTCAAAGATAAAGTACTTTTAAAAAAATTACTTACATCCTTAGGATCTCGAAAAATCGTAATATCAGTTGATCACAAAGACGGTGAGATAGTTATTCATGGATGGCAAGATAAAACTGGAATTAAACTAATTGAATCCATAAAAGAATTTCTTGAAATGGGTTTCACTGAATTTTTACTAACAAATGTAAATCGTGATGGAACAATGCAAGGTCCTGATTTAGACTTTTTAGAGCAGGCATGTAGTTTTGATAAAGCTCATATAATTGCAAGTGGCGGCATATCAAATATTGATGATATTAAAGATGTTAAAGAAAAAAACGCGTTTGGGGTAATTTTGGGGAAAGCTCTGTATGAAAATAAAATATCTATTGGGGATGCAAAACTAGTATGACTCTAACAAAAAGAATTATTCCATGCCTTGATGTAAAAAATGGTAGAGTTGTAAAGGGACTTAATTTTGAATCAATAAAGGATGCAGGTGATCCTGTTGAATTAGCTGAGAAATATAGTAACGAAGGTGCAGATGAGCTTGTATTCTT of the Nitrosopumilus sp. genome contains:
- a CDS encoding HAD family hydrolase, which produces MTLTKKSDGIYVDDSYIDVINKIDSIIFDCDGVLIDITKSYDLAIIKTTRYVLENLAKINNSIDVDFKIIDGFKSTGGFNDEVDLTYAAIISLVAAKKLDKDQNNFLFDVIKHADASGILSVEKYIANLVDLSEIKNKLSYPGTHHENPLYNIFDQFFYGPKLYEKLFGSASNFSEPGLIEQDDVILNEKLIKTLQKKFNSKIAMVTGRGKDSVSYSLKTLLNEFDLNNSVFLEDESREFAKPNPKRLLDSIQGLNSISTLYVGDSMEDFIMAKKVTDLGHQTTFCGIIGTSKNPQEKLELFEKNDAILVLDSIHLLPKVLNLE
- the hisA gene encoding 1-(5-phosphoribosyl)-5-[(5-phosphoribosylamino)methylideneamino]imidazole-4-carboxamide isomerase, translating into MKIIPAIDLMDGQVVRLYKGDPKQKTVYHNDPVKIAKKWEADGADMLHIVDLDATLGIGSNLPIIKKILDEISIPIEVAGGLRDELIILDMIKISNRVVLGTLAFKDKVLLKKLLTSLGSRKIVISVDHKDGEIVIHGWQDKTGIKLIESIKEFLEMGFTEFLLTNVNRDGTMQGPDLDFLEQACSFDKAHIIASGGISNIDDIKDVKEKNAFGVILGKALYENKISIGDAKLV
- the hisH gene encoding imidazole glycerol phosphate synthase subunit HisH, whose amino-acid sequence is MVSVAIFDYGAGNIFSLKNSLEKAGALVDVITNFDKPNEYSGLLLPGVGNFDPAIKSITKSSKTGFKDFVKDTTPVLGICLGMEMFFEKSEEGKERGLKIMEGEVIILPNSMKVPHMGWNNLVIKKPGKILQGVDNNSWVYFVHSYRVKPNSNDIVTAESDYSIKVPAVVEQDNFFGTQFHPEKSGSVGKIMIKNFLDECKK
- the hisB gene encoding imidazoleglycerol-phosphate dehydratase HisB — protein: MKLRKASIKRNTKETGIEVSVNLDGNGKTSIKTGINFLDHLIVSFGTHGMMDLKVNAKSNDGIDHHLIEDTAITIGQAIDKALSSRSGITRFSYASVPMDESLAEASVDLVKRPFWKLTLLIKRNKIENISKEDLEHFFQSLLQNLNSCIHLTVKYGENDHHKVEAAIKSLAVALRSASSYDKKQKGIPSTKGSM